A genomic window from Quercus lobata isolate SW786 chromosome 10, ValleyOak3.0 Primary Assembly, whole genome shotgun sequence includes:
- the LOC115965168 gene encoding protein YLS3-like translates to MVSYAIADAAKDRIVCKATGRAGYKSALRWWSGKSIYPQTVAVSNKSKDNKKRMCIIIRDRNDPELGLQINITLTFGLSSIFHAPSNQSDSSPAPSPSGGGSSTSAKSKGTNGQVCNGNCHWRGPNMVFLQFTPVHIGTWIVSPL, encoded by the exons ATGGTTAGCTATGCAATTGCAGATGCAGCCAAAGACAGAATAGTGTGCAAAGCAACAGGTAGGGCTGGCTACAAGTCTGCCTTACGTTGGTGGTCAGGCAAAAGCATCTACCCCCAAACTGTGGCAGTCTCAAACAAGTCCAAGGACAACAAGAAGCGCATGTGCATCATCATCAGAGATCGTAATGATCCTGAATTAGGACTACAAATTAATATAACACTTACTTTCGGGCTGTCTTCCATTTTCCATGCCCCTTCTAATCAAAGCGATAGTAGTCCTGCCCCTAGTCCTAGTG GTGGAGGGAGTTCCACGAGTGCCAAAAGTAAGGGGACTAATGGTCAGGTTTGTAATGGAAATTGTCATTGGCGAGGCCCTAACATGGTGTTTCTTCAGTTCACACCTGTTCATATAGGCACTTGGATTGTCTCTCCTCTGTAA